The DNA region CTCTTGATATTTTGTTGATTGTCGAAACCCAATAGTATGGTCTTCTAATTGCTGCCAACGTACAAGCAGAATATAGCGATTTGTAGTTTCTAGACATCGTTGAAGCTCATGGGAGATATAGCCTGACATAGAAGCAATAATAGTTGAGGCTGTTTTGAAGGCAGCTTCAAATTCTTCAGTTAAATCAGGTTTCACCTCAAGAATCGCAACTTCCAATATCATGGTTTGAAATGCTAGCTCAACATTGGTGCATCAAAATCATCGGGGACTGTGAATTCACCAGCACATAAACCAAATGGTCGAAGTTGCTTACCGCTCGATGGAATAGGCCTGAGTTCAGCAATCTGTTTATCTGCTTGAATAATAACAAACGTTACACCAGCTTCCACTTGGCGTGTATATTTTAAGGGATCGCGCTGAATTTCATCAATTGTTACGTTTGACAGGACAATATTTTTGGATTAGGACAGTTTATCGGCTAACCCAACATTACAGCAATAATAACGCTATCGGTTGCTTGTTTGATGCCGCTCAATATCCTAATTGCAATTAAAGGCGCATTCTCAAAAACTCAACTTGGAGCGATCGCTTCTATGATGCTAAAAACCTGATTAACAAAAATGTATGTTATATAATTGACCATCCATTTAGAGAAAAGCTGTATAAATGTACAAAATATGCTTAACAATATGTCAAATGTATCTTGTTCATTACATCGGTTTATTACGTATTCAATAGTTTTTTAGACATCGATCGCTAAAATCTACAGGAAAACATCCAAGAGTTCCCAAAATGCTCAAGTGGCTGGTGCGATGGCTTAAAAGGTTCCGGCAGTCTCCCAAAAAAAAGCGGTATGCTTCTGCAAGGGCTGTAGCTGGACA from Chlorogloeopsis sp. ULAP01 includes:
- a CDS encoding antibiotic biosynthesis monooxygenase; amino-acid sequence: MILEVAILEVKPDLTEEFEAAFKTASTIIASMSGYISHELQRCLETTNRYILLVRWQQLEDHTIGFRQSTKYQEWRSLLHHFYEPFPVVEHYESVLFNS